A genome region from Streptomyces sp. NBC_01296 includes the following:
- a CDS encoding SH3 domain-containing protein: MSTENDSSQVQDLAADSGFQTFPVAPGYRVNVRSGPGTNYSVIDVLPYGASVTIRCQSDGTTVSGPYGTSNIWDCVGNGRFVSDAYVKTGSDGYVATHCG; this comes from the coding sequence CAAGTCCAGGACCTCGCAGCCGACTCCGGATTCCAGACATTTCCGGTCGCTCCGGGGTACCGCGTGAACGTCCGCAGCGGCCCGGGCACCAACTACTCGGTCATCGACGTCCTGCCCTACGGGGCTTCCGTCACGATCCGCTGCCAGAGCGACGGCACGACCGTCTCGGGCCCGTACGGCACATCGAACATCTGGGACTGCGTCGGCAACGGCCGGTTCGTCTCCGACGCCTACGTGAAGACGGGCAGCGACGGCTACGTCGCCACCCACTGCGGTTAG